The Streptomyces sp. V4I8 genome includes the window GTCTCCGGGTAGCGCGGGGCGTAGCCGGCGGCCAGCAGCAGCGCGTTGCGCTCCCGCACCGGCACGTCCAGATGCTCGGCCAGCCTCAGCACCATCTCCTCGCTCGGCCGGGAACGGCCCGTCTCGATGAAGCTGATGTGCCGCGCCGAGGAGTCGGCCCGCAGCGCCAACTCCAGCTGGCTGACCCGCCGTTGCACCCGCCAGGCCCGCAGCAGGGGGCCCACGCCCGCGGGCCCCGTCGTTACTTTCCCGTCGGTGGGGCCGGTGGCGGGCGTGGCGTCTGCGGACGGGACAATGGTCATGAGTACGACCGTAGTCGAGGAGTGCGCGTGATGACTGAGCCCTGGACGTCGTCCCTGGTGGGAGAGGCCATGTACCGCGCCCGAGTGCGTGGCTGTCTGCTCGGCGGGGCCCTCGGTGACGCCCTCGGCTACCCGGTCGAGTTCAGCTCGCTGGAGCGGATCCGCGCGGCTCACGGCGAGCGCGGGGTGACCGGGCCGGTCTTCGCCGGTGACAGTGACGTGGCCCGGATCAGTGACGACACGCAGATGACCCTCTTCACCGCCGAGGGGCTCATCCAGGCCCACCGGCGCGAGCGGCTGAAGGGCATCGGCGGCGGGTGGGCCCTGCTGGTGCGCTGGGCGTACGAGCGCTGGCTGGAGACCCAGCGCCACCCCGGCCCGGAGCACGCCGCACCGCCGCAGAGCGGCGCCCCCGAGGGCGGGCTCATCACCCAGGCCTGGCTGTACGCCCGCCGCGCGCCGGGCAACGCCTGTGTGTCCGGGGTGGCTCAGATGTACGCGCCCGACCCGTCGCTCACCCTCGACGGCAGGCCCGGCGAGGTCAACCCCGACTCCAAGGGCTGCGGCGCGGTGATGCGCTCGGCGCCCTTCGGCCTGCTGAACACCGCCGACCCGGCCTTCGCCATGGCCGCCCGCGCCGCCCAGATCACCCACGGTCACCCCACCGGCTACTACGCGGCCGGCGCGCTGGCCGCGATTGTGGCACACCTCCTCGCCGGGGAGTCCCTGGAAGGCGCGGTCCTGCGCACCCTGCGGCTGCTGAAGCGCCACCCCGGCCACGAGGAGACCTCGGCCGCACTCACCGAGGCCCTCGACCTGGCGGCAGAAGGCGCGCCGAGCGCGGAGAAGGTCGAGTCCCTGGGGGAAGGCTGGGTCGCCGAGCAGGCCCTCGCCATCGGCGCGTACTGCGCGCTCGTCACGCCCACCGTGCGGGACGCCCTGCTGCTGTCCGTCAACCACTCCGGCGACAGCGACTCCACCGGCTCCATCTGCGGAAACCTGCTGGGCGCCCGGTACGGCGACCTCGGCCTCCCGCACGAGTGGGTGGAGCAGGTCGAGGGCCGGGCGCAGATCGCCGCGCTCGCCGACGATCTGGCGGCCGAAGGTGTCCGCCGCTGACCCACCGGGCACCCCTCTGACCAGGGCCGCCGCGCCCCGGCTGTGGCAGTCTGAAGACGAACCCCCCATAGCCCTCCCGTTCAGGAAGGAGCGAGGCCATGCCCCTCGAACCGCTGTCGCAGAAGGAGATCGAGGACCGGCTCGCGGAACTGCCGGGCTGGTCGCTGGACGGCGACCGCATCGCCCGCTCCTACCGGCTCCCCTCGCACTTCGCGGCCACGGCGATGGTCGTGCACATCGCCCAGGTCCAGGAGGAGCTCGACCACCACTCCGACCTCACCCTCGGCTACAACACGATCTCCCTCACCGTGAACACCCACACCGTGAGCGCCGTGACCGAGCGGGACTTCGCACTCGCCCGCCGGATCGAGGATCTCGCGCCTGGTCACGGGGCAAGCTGAAAGGTGTGCTGGACTACGACAAGGAAGCGGAGCGTTACGACGCCTCGCGCGGTGGTGAGCCCAGGGCGGCGGCCGCGGCGGAGGCGGTGCTCGGGCTCCTGCCGGCCGGGACGCGGCGCCTGCTCGACGTCGCCTGCGGCACCGGCATCGTCACCCGGCGGCTCGCCGCCGCGCGCGACGGCCTGAGCGTGACCGGCGTCGATCGGGCTCCCGCCATGGCCCGGCAGGCCGCCGCCCGGCTGCCCGGCTCCGTCGTCCTCGCCGACAGCCGCCGGCTGCCGTTCGGGGACGGCCGCTTCGACGCCGTCAGCAGCGTGTGGCTGCTGCACCTGGCCCGGACCGCCGAGGACGTGCGCACCACCGTGGGCGAGTGCGCCCGGGTCCTGCGGCCCGGCGGGGTGTACGTCACCACGGTCGACAAGGCCGCCGCCCACAACGTCGGCAGTGACATCGATGCCGTCATGGCCTCCCGTCCGCGCCGCCCGGCCCGGGACCAGGCGGCACTCGTGGAGGCGTACGCCCTCGCCCACGGCCTGGTCCCGGCCGGGCAGGCCCGTTTCGCGGGACACGGCCAGGGCCGCAGCCCACGCCGCACGGTCGCCGACCTGCGCCGCGGCTGGTTCGTCGCCCTGCCGCCCGGCGGCGCGCTCGCCGACGGATTCGCCGCCCGCCTGGCGGAGCTGCCGGACCAGGACCGGCCCCGTCCGCACCCGGTGTTCAGCCTGCGGGCGTTTCTGAAGCCCGAGTGAACTCCATGGTCCAGTTCGTCAGCCAGGTCCGCCCGTCGTCGAGTGAGAACGCCTGCTCCCAGCGGGCCGACGTCGCGGAGATGCCCGACCAGACGAACCGCACCCGTACGTCCTTCCCGATGGGGGTCCCCCCGCTCGAGCGAAGCCGAGAGTGGGGGAAGGTGTCGTCTCCGTAGAACTCCCCGCGCCCGCCCTCGAACCGGCCGAAGACCGGCGGGAACAGCGTCCCGCTGACGCTGGAGGCCCAGTTCAGCGACCACCGCCCGGTCTCCGGGGCGAAGAGCCGCAGCGTCGCGCCCTTCGCAGAGAGGTGCGGCATGTCGATCTCGTCGAGGTTCGCGGCCCCGTCGAACAGCGGTTGGCAGCGGCTGGTGGCCGGGAACTCCTCCCAGCCGCTGCCCGGGTCGAGGAAGTCGGTGCGGCGGCGGTCGAGGACCTCCCACTCGCCGTGGAAGAAGGCGAAGTCGTGCGGGCTGCTCATGTGCGGTCTCCTGTGGTTCCTTCGG containing:
- a CDS encoding ADP-ribosylglycohydrolase family protein — translated: MTEPWTSSLVGEAMYRARVRGCLLGGALGDALGYPVEFSSLERIRAAHGERGVTGPVFAGDSDVARISDDTQMTLFTAEGLIQAHRRERLKGIGGGWALLVRWAYERWLETQRHPGPEHAAPPQSGAPEGGLITQAWLYARRAPGNACVSGVAQMYAPDPSLTLDGRPGEVNPDSKGCGAVMRSAPFGLLNTADPAFAMAARAAQITHGHPTGYYAAGALAAIVAHLLAGESLEGAVLRTLRLLKRHPGHEETSAALTEALDLAAEGAPSAEKVESLGEGWVAEQALAIGAYCALVTPTVRDALLLSVNHSGDSDSTGSICGNLLGARYGDLGLPHEWVEQVEGRAQIAALADDLAAEGVRR
- a CDS encoding 4a-hydroxytetrahydrobiopterin dehydratase; the encoded protein is MPLEPLSQKEIEDRLAELPGWSLDGDRIARSYRLPSHFAATAMVVHIAQVQEELDHHSDLTLGYNTISLTVNTHTVSAVTERDFALARRIEDLAPGHGAS
- a CDS encoding class I SAM-dependent methyltransferase gives rise to the protein MLDYDKEAERYDASRGGEPRAAAAAEAVLGLLPAGTRRLLDVACGTGIVTRRLAAARDGLSVTGVDRAPAMARQAAARLPGSVVLADSRRLPFGDGRFDAVSSVWLLHLARTAEDVRTTVGECARVLRPGGVYVTTVDKAAAHNVGSDIDAVMASRPRRPARDQAALVEAYALAHGLVPAGQARFAGHGQGRSPRRTVADLRRGWFVALPPGGALADGFAARLAELPDQDRPRPHPVFSLRAFLKPE